The following coding sequences lie in one Chionomys nivalis chromosome 8, mChiNiv1.1, whole genome shotgun sequence genomic window:
- the Pprc1 gene encoding peroxisome proliferator-activated receptor gamma coactivator-related protein 1 isoform X6: MAARRGRRDRVAPPPTGGPGPDPGGGVRGGGWTSWSQAPYGTVGTVSAAEQVHEEGDDSSFVSLSRLGPSLRDKDLEMEELILQDETLLGTMQSYMDASLISLIEDFGSLGESRLSLEDQNEMSLLTALTEILDNADSENLSPFDSIPDSELLVSPRESSSLHKLLTLSRTPPEHDLITPMDPMGPSTGSSRMSGVEMSLADSPWDFSPPPFLETSSPKLPSWRPSRPRPRWGQSPVPQQRSDGEEEEEVASISGQMLAGELDNSVNSLDFPMHLACPEEEDKPTAAEVAVSAPADESISSLSELVRAMHPYCLPNLTHLASLEDELQEQVDDLSAPEGCVVLEIVGQAATAGDDLEIPVVVRQIPSGSQSLLLDESAGASPALQLLMPTVEARMEAAVPKVAPCPDQEELSLNSTCLLEPREIMESLAPKELQNLPASAIQGSQRVPRKGRKKKSKEQPAACLEDYTRRLRSSSRGQSTMATEVNSQAGNLQKQPQEELQREAEAPQSRGKPRAWARAWAAALEKPESENLERSAEQDSPAEEDALDLCPKLVDTSQAEPMPADSVEADAAAVKHAIADCIPVDQASASTELIGPLPVGPVLTDRTGIRPAVSIPTPAGAVPANTVTVDSVPHDLAPVDPVLVKHRPTDPRRAAAAAAQGTRLSLDSSAHPKVAGPLKVEGSTSATTQEARPRPLSLSEYRQRRQQRQTEAEGRNSQPPTGKWPSLPETPTGLADIPCLVPPAPAKKTAPQRSSVPETCFVSVGTNPASPTPEPSASKPMVSVHLEQVPSHEMPLPVRPPLPTLQSVSPAGPIPSTVPTPLPFPPGIPPLLPLPSSGHGVPSLPPPPLQPSGLPVSMRQIPPDPYTHYAPVPPWPCYPSVSPSGYPCLPPQPTVPMVSGTPGTYAVPPTCNVPWVPTPAPVSPYSSSYGHMGWGPGPQQPPFWSTVSPPPLSSASTGRAVPPSNVEPSSNPAGSPEDELPVSVTPSLSSGADSPIAPPVEPTKLEVQPVPVSPQPKHKVSTLVQSLQVKTPPCLSTECVAVGESASERLKPEAQENRAKEKPLSATVKAGPTPRQSTAPKLPAVHPARLRKLSFLPTPRSQGSEDVVQAFISEIGIEASDLSSLLEQFEKSEAKKECPLPAPADSLAVGNSGSSCSSSGRSRRCSSSSSSSSSSSSSSSSRSRSPSLSPRRSDRRRRSYRSNDHYQRQRVLQKERAIEERRVVFIGKIPGRMTRSELKQRFSVFGEIEECTIHFRVQGDNYGFVTYRYAEEAFAAIESGHKLRQADEQPFDLCFGGRRQFCKRSYSDLDSNREDFDPAPVKSKFDSLDFDTLLKQAQKNLRR, encoded by the exons ATGGCGGCGCGCCGGGGACGGAGAGACCGAGTCGCGCCGCCTCCGACCGGGGGCCCGGGTCCTGACCCTGGCGGTGGAGTTCGCGGCGGCGGTTGGACGAGTTGGAGCCAAGCGCCGTATGGGACCGTGGGCACCGTGAGCGCCGCGGAGCAG GTCCATGAGGAGGGGGACGACTCTAGCTTTGTCAGTCTTTCTCGACTGGGCCCATCTCTGAGGGATAAAGACCTGGAAATGGAGGAGCTGATACTGCAGGATGAGACACTATTGGGGACCATGCAGAGCTACATGGATGCCTCCCTCATCTCCCTCATTGAGGATTTTGGGAGTCTTGGAGAG AGCAGGTTATCTCTGGAGGACCAGAATGAAATGTCGCTGCTCACAGCTCTGACAGAGATCTTGGACAACGCGGATTCTGAGAACCTGTCCCCATTTGACAGCATTCCTGATTCAGAGCTGCTTGTGTCTCCTCGCGAGAGTTCCTCT CTCCACAAGCTACTCACTCTTTCTCGGACACCCCCAGAACATGACCTGATCACTCCAATGGACCCTATGGGGCCTAGCACAGGCAGTAGTAGGATGAGTGGG GTAGAGATGTCCCTTGCAGATTCTCCTTGGGACTtttctccacctcctttcttggAAACTTCTTCCCCTAAGCTACCTAGCTGGAGACCCTCAAGACCAAGACCTCGATGGGGTCAGTCCCCTGTCCCACAGCAGCGCAGtgatggagaagaggaggaggaggtcgcCAGCATCAGTGGTCAGATGCTTGCTGGAGAACTGGACAACTCTGTGAACAGCTTGGACTTCCCCATGCACCTGGCATGCCCAGAGGAAGAAGACAAGCCAACAGCAGCGGAGGTGGCAGTGTCAGCACCTGCTGATGAGAGCATCTCCTCCCTGAGTGAGCTGGTACGCGCCATGCATCCCTACTGCTTGCCCAACCTCACACACTTGGCATCACTTGAGGATGAGCTTCAGGAACAGGTGGATGACTTGTCAGCTCCTGAGGgttgtgtggtgctggagatagTGGGCCAGGCAGCCACAGCTGGTGATGACCTGGAGATCCCGGTTGTGGTGCGCCAGATCCCTTCTGGATCCCAGTCTCTGCTCTTGGATGAGTCTGCAGGGGCCAGTCCTGCCTTGCAGCTACTCATGCCCACCGTGGAGGCCAGGATGGAAGCAGCTGTGCCTAAGGTTGCCCCTTGCCCTGATCAAGAAGAATTATCATTGAACTCTACCTGCTTATTGGAGCCCAGGGAAATCATGGAGTCATTGGCACCCAAGGAGCTTCAGAACCTACCTGCCAGTGCAATTCAGGGTTCTCAGAGAGTTCCCAGAAAGGGCAGGAAGAAGAAGAGCAAGGAACAGCCAGCAGCCTGTTTGGAAGACTATACTAGGAGACTGAGATCATCTTCTCGTGGACAGTCTACTATGGCTACAGAGGTGAACTCTCAGGCGGGTAACTTACAGAAACAGCCTCAGGAAGAACTTCAGAGAGAGGCTGAAGCTCCTCAGAGCAGGGGGAAGCCACGGGCGTGGGCTCGGGCCTGGGCAGCTGCCTTGGAGAAGCCTGAGTCTGAGAACTTAGAGAGAAGTGCAGAACAGGATAGCCCTGCTGAAGAAGATGCCCTTGACCTCTGCCCTAAGCTGGTTGATACTAGCCAAGCTGAGCCCATGCCAGCTGACTCTGTTGAAGCTGATGCAGCTGCAGTTAAGCATGCTATAGCTGATTGTATACCTGTTGACCAGGCTTCAGCTAGTACAGAACTGATTGGTCCTCTCCCAGTAGGCCCAGTGCTGACTGACAGGACAGGAATCAGACCTGCAGTGTCTATTCCCACCCCAGCTGGCGCTGTCCCAGCTAACACAGTGACAGTTGACTCTGTTCCGCATGACCTGGCTCCAGTAGACCCTGTGCTAGTTAAGCACAGACCAACCGACCCTAGAcgtgctgcagcagcagcagctcagggGACTCGTCTTTCCCTAGATTCCTCAGCCCACCCCAAGGTTGCAGGTCCTCTGAAGGTGGAAGGTAGCACCAGCGCTACAACCCAGGAAGCCAGACCTCGACCTCTCAGCCTGTCTGAGTACCGCCAGCGAAGGCAGCAAAGACAAACAGAAGCAGAAGGCAGGAATTCTCAGCCCCCCACTGGCAAGTGGCCTAGTCTCCCAGAGACCCCCACAGGGCTGGCAGATATTCCTTGTCTTGTTCCACCAGCCCCAGCCAAGAAGACAGCTCCACAGAGAAGCTCTGTACCAGAGACTTGTTTTGTGTCTGTGGGTACCAACCCTGCTTCCCCTACTCCTGAGCCATCTGCAAGCAAACCTATGGTTTCCGTTCACTTGGAACAGGTGCCGTCTCATGAGATGCCACTTCCAGTTAGACCGCCCCTTCCTACCTTGCAGTCTGTGTCTCCTGCTGGGCCCATCCCTTCCACAGTGCCCACTCCTTTGCCTTTCCCTCCAGGCATACCTCCtttgcttcctcttccttcaaGTGGCCATGGAGTCCCCAGTCTGCCCCCACCTCCCTTGCAACCATCTGGACTTCCAGTGTCCATGAGACAAATACCACCTGATCCCTATACTCATTATGCCCCTGTGCCACCCTGGCCTTGTTATCCCTCTGTGTCCCCTTCTGGCTATCCTTGTCTGCCCCCACAACCAACGGTGCCCATGGTGTCTGGTACTCCTGGTACCTATGCTGTACCCCCAACTTGCAATGTGCCTTGGGTACCCACTCCTGCTCCAGTTTCACCTTACAGCTCCAGCTATGGGCACATGGGATGGGGCCCTGGACCTCAACAGCCTCCGTTCTGGTCTACTGTTTCTCCACCTCCTTTGTCTTCAGCGTCTACTGGAAGAGCTGTTCCCCCATCCAATGTGGAACCTAGTAGTAATCCAGCTGGTTCTCCTGAAGATGAACTTCCTGTGTCAGTGACTCCTTCCCTAAGTTCTGGGGCAGACAGCCCCATAGCTCCACCGGTTGAGCCTACGAAACTGGAGGTTCAGCCAGTGCCTGTGTCTCCTCAGCCAAAACACAAAGTGTCTACCCTGGTACAAAGTCTCCAGGTCAAGACTCCACCATGTCTGTCTACTGAGTGTGTAGCTGTTGGGGAGTCTGCATCAGAGAGGCTAAAGCCTGAGGCTCAGGAGAACAGAGCCAAGGAAAAGCCCCTCTCTGCAACTGTCAAGGCTGGTCCCACACCAAGGCAGAGTACTGCCCCAAAGCTGCCTGCTGTCCATCCAGCCCGACTAAGAAAACTATCCTTCCTGCCTACTCCACGTTCTCAGGGGTCTGAGGACGTGGTACAGGCATTCATCAGTGAGATTG GAATTGAAGCATCAGACCTGTCCAGTCTGTTGGAGCAGTTTGAGAAATCAGAAG CCAAAAAGGAGTGTCCTCTCCCGGCTCCTGCTGACAGCCTGGCTGTAGGAAACTCAGG GTCCAGCTGCAGTTCCTCTGGACGTTCGAGAAGATGTTCATCCTCTTCATCatcttcatcctcttcttcctcatcatcCAGTTCCAGAAGccgttctccctctctgtcccctcgCAGAAGTGACCGAAGGCGGCG CTCTTACCGTTCAAATGACCATTACCAAAGGCAGAGAGTGCTGCAGAAGGAGCGTGCAATA gaagagagaagggtggTCTTCATTGGAAAGATACCTGGCCGCATGACTCGGTCAGAGCTGAAACAGAGATTCTCTGTTTTTGGAGAGATTGAGGAGTGCACCATTCATTTTCGTGTCCAAGG TGACAACTATGGTTTCGTCACTTACCGTTATGCTGAAGAGGCATTTGCAGCCATCGAGAGTGGCCACAAGTTGCGGCAGGCAGATGAGCAGCCCTTTGATCTCTGCTTTGGGGGCCGCAGGCAGTTCTGCAAAAGGAGTTACTCTGATCTTG ACTCCAATCGGGAAGACTTTGACCCTGCTCCCGTGAAGAGCAAATTTGATTCACTTGACTTTGATACATTATTGAAACAGGCCCAGAAGAACCTGAGGAGGTAA
- the Pprc1 gene encoding peroxisome proliferator-activated receptor gamma coactivator-related protein 1 isoform X4 — protein sequence MAARRGRRDRVAPPPTGGPGPDPGGGVRGGGWTSWSQAPYGTVGTVSAAEQVHEEGDDSSFVSLSRLGPSLRDKDLEMEELILQDETLLGTMQSYMDASLISLIEDFGSLGESRLSLEDQNEMSLLTALTEILDNADSENLSPFDSIPDSELLVSPRESSSLHKLLTLSRTPPEHDLITPMDPMGPSTGSSRMSGVEMSLADSPWDFSPPPFLETSSPKLPSWRPSRPRPRWGQSPVPQQRSDGEEEEEVASISGQMLAGELDNSVNSLDFPMHLACPEEEDKPTAAEVAVSAPADESISSLSELVRAMHPYCLPNLTHLASLEDELQEQVDDLSAPEGCVVLEIVGQAATAGDDLEIPVVVRQIPSGSQSLLLDESAGASPALQLLMPTVEARMEAAVPKVAPCPDQEELSLNSTCLLEPREIMESLAPKELQNLPASAIQGSQRVPRKGRKKKSKEQPAACLEDYTRRLRSSSRGQSTMATEVNSQAGNLQKQPQEELQREAEAPQSRGKPRAWARAWAAALEKPESENLERSAEQDSPAEEDALDLCPKLVDTSQAEPMPADSVEADAAAVKHAIADCIPVDQASASTELIGPLPVGPVLTDRTGIRPAVSIPTPAGAVPANTVTVDSVPHDLAPVDPVLVKHRPTDPRRAAAAAAQGTRLSLDSSAHPKVAGPLKVEGSTSATTQEARPRPLSLSEYRQRRQQRQTEAEGRNSQPPTGKWPSLPETPTGLADIPCLVPPAPAKKTAPQRSSVPETCFVSVGTNPASPTPEPSASKPMVSVHLEQVPSHEMPLPVRPPLPTLQSVSPAGPIPSTVPTPLPFPPGIPPLLPLPSSGHGVPSLPPPPLQPSGLPVSMRQIPPDPYTHYAPVPPWPCYPSVSPSGYPCLPPQPTVPMVSGTPGTYAVPPTCNVPWVPTPAPVSPYSSSYGHMGWGPGPQQPPFWSTVSPPPLSSASTGRAVPPSNVEPSSNPAGSPEDELPVSVTPSLSSGADSPIAPPVEPTKLEVQPVPVSPQPKHKVSTLVQSLQVKTPPCLSTECVAVGESASERLKPEAQENRAKEKPLSATVKAGPTPRQSTAPKLPAVHPARLRKLSFLPTPRSQGSEDVVQAFISEIGIEASDLSSLLEQFEKSEAKKECPLPAPADSLAVGNSGIDTPQEKRPLDRLQAPELANVAGLTPPATPPHQLWKPLAAVSLLAKSPKSTAQEGTLKPEGVTEAKHPAAACLQERVHGPSPVHVGSGDHDYCVRSRTPPKKMPALVIPEVGSRWNVKRHQDITIKPVLSLGPAAPLLPCTTSQEPLDHRTSSEQAESSAPYLAPSTLLSPEASPCRKDMNTRTPSEPPGKQRSMRCYRKACRSVSPPGRGWQGRRGRSSRSVSSGSNRTSEASSSSSVSSSSRSRSRSLSPPHKRWRRSSCSSSGRSRRCSSSSSSSSSSSSSSSSRSRSPSLSPRRSDRRRRSYRSNDHYQRQRVLQKERAIEERRVVFIGKIPGRMTRSELKQRFSVFGEIEECTIHFRVQGDNYGFVTYRYAEEAFAAIESGHKLRQADEQPFDLCFGGRRQFCKRSYSDLDSNREDFDPAPVKSKFDSLDFDTLLKQAQKNLRR from the exons ATGGCGGCGCGCCGGGGACGGAGAGACCGAGTCGCGCCGCCTCCGACCGGGGGCCCGGGTCCTGACCCTGGCGGTGGAGTTCGCGGCGGCGGTTGGACGAGTTGGAGCCAAGCGCCGTATGGGACCGTGGGCACCGTGAGCGCCGCGGAGCAG GTCCATGAGGAGGGGGACGACTCTAGCTTTGTCAGTCTTTCTCGACTGGGCCCATCTCTGAGGGATAAAGACCTGGAAATGGAGGAGCTGATACTGCAGGATGAGACACTATTGGGGACCATGCAGAGCTACATGGATGCCTCCCTCATCTCCCTCATTGAGGATTTTGGGAGTCTTGGAGAG AGCAGGTTATCTCTGGAGGACCAGAATGAAATGTCGCTGCTCACAGCTCTGACAGAGATCTTGGACAACGCGGATTCTGAGAACCTGTCCCCATTTGACAGCATTCCTGATTCAGAGCTGCTTGTGTCTCCTCGCGAGAGTTCCTCT CTCCACAAGCTACTCACTCTTTCTCGGACACCCCCAGAACATGACCTGATCACTCCAATGGACCCTATGGGGCCTAGCACAGGCAGTAGTAGGATGAGTGGG GTAGAGATGTCCCTTGCAGATTCTCCTTGGGACTtttctccacctcctttcttggAAACTTCTTCCCCTAAGCTACCTAGCTGGAGACCCTCAAGACCAAGACCTCGATGGGGTCAGTCCCCTGTCCCACAGCAGCGCAGtgatggagaagaggaggaggaggtcgcCAGCATCAGTGGTCAGATGCTTGCTGGAGAACTGGACAACTCTGTGAACAGCTTGGACTTCCCCATGCACCTGGCATGCCCAGAGGAAGAAGACAAGCCAACAGCAGCGGAGGTGGCAGTGTCAGCACCTGCTGATGAGAGCATCTCCTCCCTGAGTGAGCTGGTACGCGCCATGCATCCCTACTGCTTGCCCAACCTCACACACTTGGCATCACTTGAGGATGAGCTTCAGGAACAGGTGGATGACTTGTCAGCTCCTGAGGgttgtgtggtgctggagatagTGGGCCAGGCAGCCACAGCTGGTGATGACCTGGAGATCCCGGTTGTGGTGCGCCAGATCCCTTCTGGATCCCAGTCTCTGCTCTTGGATGAGTCTGCAGGGGCCAGTCCTGCCTTGCAGCTACTCATGCCCACCGTGGAGGCCAGGATGGAAGCAGCTGTGCCTAAGGTTGCCCCTTGCCCTGATCAAGAAGAATTATCATTGAACTCTACCTGCTTATTGGAGCCCAGGGAAATCATGGAGTCATTGGCACCCAAGGAGCTTCAGAACCTACCTGCCAGTGCAATTCAGGGTTCTCAGAGAGTTCCCAGAAAGGGCAGGAAGAAGAAGAGCAAGGAACAGCCAGCAGCCTGTTTGGAAGACTATACTAGGAGACTGAGATCATCTTCTCGTGGACAGTCTACTATGGCTACAGAGGTGAACTCTCAGGCGGGTAACTTACAGAAACAGCCTCAGGAAGAACTTCAGAGAGAGGCTGAAGCTCCTCAGAGCAGGGGGAAGCCACGGGCGTGGGCTCGGGCCTGGGCAGCTGCCTTGGAGAAGCCTGAGTCTGAGAACTTAGAGAGAAGTGCAGAACAGGATAGCCCTGCTGAAGAAGATGCCCTTGACCTCTGCCCTAAGCTGGTTGATACTAGCCAAGCTGAGCCCATGCCAGCTGACTCTGTTGAAGCTGATGCAGCTGCAGTTAAGCATGCTATAGCTGATTGTATACCTGTTGACCAGGCTTCAGCTAGTACAGAACTGATTGGTCCTCTCCCAGTAGGCCCAGTGCTGACTGACAGGACAGGAATCAGACCTGCAGTGTCTATTCCCACCCCAGCTGGCGCTGTCCCAGCTAACACAGTGACAGTTGACTCTGTTCCGCATGACCTGGCTCCAGTAGACCCTGTGCTAGTTAAGCACAGACCAACCGACCCTAGAcgtgctgcagcagcagcagctcagggGACTCGTCTTTCCCTAGATTCCTCAGCCCACCCCAAGGTTGCAGGTCCTCTGAAGGTGGAAGGTAGCACCAGCGCTACAACCCAGGAAGCCAGACCTCGACCTCTCAGCCTGTCTGAGTACCGCCAGCGAAGGCAGCAAAGACAAACAGAAGCAGAAGGCAGGAATTCTCAGCCCCCCACTGGCAAGTGGCCTAGTCTCCCAGAGACCCCCACAGGGCTGGCAGATATTCCTTGTCTTGTTCCACCAGCCCCAGCCAAGAAGACAGCTCCACAGAGAAGCTCTGTACCAGAGACTTGTTTTGTGTCTGTGGGTACCAACCCTGCTTCCCCTACTCCTGAGCCATCTGCAAGCAAACCTATGGTTTCCGTTCACTTGGAACAGGTGCCGTCTCATGAGATGCCACTTCCAGTTAGACCGCCCCTTCCTACCTTGCAGTCTGTGTCTCCTGCTGGGCCCATCCCTTCCACAGTGCCCACTCCTTTGCCTTTCCCTCCAGGCATACCTCCtttgcttcctcttccttcaaGTGGCCATGGAGTCCCCAGTCTGCCCCCACCTCCCTTGCAACCATCTGGACTTCCAGTGTCCATGAGACAAATACCACCTGATCCCTATACTCATTATGCCCCTGTGCCACCCTGGCCTTGTTATCCCTCTGTGTCCCCTTCTGGCTATCCTTGTCTGCCCCCACAACCAACGGTGCCCATGGTGTCTGGTACTCCTGGTACCTATGCTGTACCCCCAACTTGCAATGTGCCTTGGGTACCCACTCCTGCTCCAGTTTCACCTTACAGCTCCAGCTATGGGCACATGGGATGGGGCCCTGGACCTCAACAGCCTCCGTTCTGGTCTACTGTTTCTCCACCTCCTTTGTCTTCAGCGTCTACTGGAAGAGCTGTTCCCCCATCCAATGTGGAACCTAGTAGTAATCCAGCTGGTTCTCCTGAAGATGAACTTCCTGTGTCAGTGACTCCTTCCCTAAGTTCTGGGGCAGACAGCCCCATAGCTCCACCGGTTGAGCCTACGAAACTGGAGGTTCAGCCAGTGCCTGTGTCTCCTCAGCCAAAACACAAAGTGTCTACCCTGGTACAAAGTCTCCAGGTCAAGACTCCACCATGTCTGTCTACTGAGTGTGTAGCTGTTGGGGAGTCTGCATCAGAGAGGCTAAAGCCTGAGGCTCAGGAGAACAGAGCCAAGGAAAAGCCCCTCTCTGCAACTGTCAAGGCTGGTCCCACACCAAGGCAGAGTACTGCCCCAAAGCTGCCTGCTGTCCATCCAGCCCGACTAAGAAAACTATCCTTCCTGCCTACTCCACGTTCTCAGGGGTCTGAGGACGTGGTACAGGCATTCATCAGTGAGATTG GAATTGAAGCATCAGACCTGTCCAGTCTGTTGGAGCAGTTTGAGAAATCAGAAG CCAAAAAGGAGTGTCCTCTCCCGGCTCCTGCTGACAGCCTGGCTGTAGGAAACTCAGG CATTGACACTCCCCAGGAGAAGAGACCCCTAGACCGGTTACAAGCCCCAGAACTGGCCAACGTGGCAG gGCTCACCCCTCCAGCTACCCCTCCCCACCAGTTATGGAAGCCCTTGGCTGCTGTCTCACTGTTGGCCAAATCTCCTAAATCTACCGCCCAGGAGGGAACCCTGAAGCCTGAAGGAGTTACAGAGGCCAAACATCCAGCTGCAGCCTGCCTCCAAGAAAGGGTCCATGGCCCTAGTCCTgtccatgtgggctctggggaccaTGATTATTGTGTCCGAAGCAGGACACCCCCAAAAAAGATGCCTGCCCTAGTCATTCCAGAGGTGGGCTCCCGATGGAATGTCAAGCGCCATCAGGACATCACCATCAAACCCGTCTTGTCATTGGGCCCAGCTGCTCCCCTACTTCCATGCACGACTTCCCAGGAGCCACTTGATCACAGGACTAGCAGTGAGCAGGCAGAGTCTTCAGCGCCTTATCTTGCCCCGTCCACCTTGCTGTCTCCTGAGGCCTCACCCTGCCGGAAAGACATGAACACTAGGACTCCCTCTGAGCCCCCAGGCAAGCAGCGGTCAATGCGCTGTTACCGAAAAGCCTGCAGATCAGTCAGTCCCCCAGGTCGGGGCTGGCAGGGCCGTCGTGGCCGCAGCAGCCGCTCTGTCAGCTCTGGGTCCAACCGGACCAGCGAAGCATCCTCATCTTCATCGGTGTCTTCCTCATCCCGATCCCGGTCCAggtccctctcccccccccacaagAGGTGGCGAAG GTCCAGCTGCAGTTCCTCTGGACGTTCGAGAAGATGTTCATCCTCTTCATCatcttcatcctcttcttcctcatcatcCAGTTCCAGAAGccgttctccctctctgtcccctcgCAGAAGTGACCGAAGGCGGCG CTCTTACCGTTCAAATGACCATTACCAAAGGCAGAGAGTGCTGCAGAAGGAGCGTGCAATA gaagagagaagggtggTCTTCATTGGAAAGATACCTGGCCGCATGACTCGGTCAGAGCTGAAACAGAGATTCTCTGTTTTTGGAGAGATTGAGGAGTGCACCATTCATTTTCGTGTCCAAGG TGACAACTATGGTTTCGTCACTTACCGTTATGCTGAAGAGGCATTTGCAGCCATCGAGAGTGGCCACAAGTTGCGGCAGGCAGATGAGCAGCCCTTTGATCTCTGCTTTGGGGGCCGCAGGCAGTTCTGCAAAAGGAGTTACTCTGATCTTG ACTCCAATCGGGAAGACTTTGACCCTGCTCCCGTGAAGAGCAAATTTGATTCACTTGACTTTGATACATTATTGAAACAGGCCCAGAAGAACCTGAGGAGGTAA